A region from the Canis lupus familiaris isolate Mischka breed German Shepherd chromosome 3, alternate assembly UU_Cfam_GSD_1.0, whole genome shotgun sequence genome encodes:
- the MTX3 gene encoding metaxin-3 isoform X4 yields the protein MAAPLELSCWGGGWGLPSVHSESLVVMAYAKFSGAPLKVSVVDNTWRGSRGDVPILTTEDNIVSQPAKILNFLRKQKYNADYELSAKQGADTLAYIALLEEKLLPAVLHTFWVESDNYFTVTKPWFASRIPFPLSLILPGRMSKGALNRIILTRGEPPLYHLREVEAQIYRDAKECLNLLSNRLGTSQFFFGDSPSTLDAYVFGFLAPLYKVRFPKVQLQEHLKQLSNLCRFCDDILNSYFRLSVGDG from the exons ATGGCGGCCCCCTTGGAGCTCAGTTgctggggaggtggctgggggctCCCATCGGTGCACAGCGAGTCCCTGGTGGTGATG GCTTACGCCAAATTTTCTGGCGCACCCTTGAAAGTCAGTGTCGTAGATAACACCTGGAGAGGTTCGAGAG GGGATGTACCAATTTTGACGACTGAAGACAACATTGTTTCTCAGCCtgcaaaaatattaaactttttaaggaaacag aaatataatgctgATTATGAACTCTCAGCAAAGCAGGGGGCAGATACACTGGCTTACATTGCTCTCCTCGAAGAGAAGCTTCTTCCTGCAGTG CTTCACACATTCTGGGTTGAGAGTGACAATTACTTTACTGTGACAAAGCCATGGTTTGCTTCACGAATTCCTTTTCCCTTGAGTTTGATCCTGCCTGGAAGGATGTCTAAGGGAGCACTGAATAGAATTATCCTGACCAGAGGAGAGCCTCCCCTCTACCACCTCCGAGAAGTGGAAGCTCAG ATATACAGAGATGCCAAGGAGTGCCTAAATCTTCTATCAAACAGATTGGGAACATCTCAGTTTTTCTTTGGAGATTC gccATCTACCTTGGATGCCTATGTGTTTGGTTTCCTTGCACCTCTTTATAAAGTACGCTTTCCTAAAGTTCAGTTACAAGAACATTTGAAACAGCTGTCCAACCTGTGCCGTTTTTGTGACGACATCCTAAACAGTTATTTTAGGCTTAGTGTTGGAG
- the MTX3 gene encoding metaxin-3 isoform X2, translating to MAAPLELSCWGGGWGLPSVHSESLVVMAYAKFSGAPLKVSVVDNTWRGSRGDVPILTTEDNIVSQPAKILNFLRKQKYNADYELSAKQGADTLAYIALLEEKLLPAVLHTFWVESDNYFTVTKPWFASRIPFPLSLILPGRMSKGALNRIILTRGEPPLYHLREVEAQIYRDAKECLNLLSNRLGTSQFFFGDSPSTLDAYVFGFLAPLYKVRFPKVQLQEHLKQLSNLCRFCDDILNSYFRLSVGAFSCVNRNQQQTDLGEVHSHDSTT from the exons ATGGCGGCCCCCTTGGAGCTCAGTTgctggggaggtggctgggggctCCCATCGGTGCACAGCGAGTCCCTGGTGGTGATG GCTTACGCCAAATTTTCTGGCGCACCCTTGAAAGTCAGTGTCGTAGATAACACCTGGAGAGGTTCGAGAG GGGATGTACCAATTTTGACGACTGAAGACAACATTGTTTCTCAGCCtgcaaaaatattaaactttttaaggaaacag aaatataatgctgATTATGAACTCTCAGCAAAGCAGGGGGCAGATACACTGGCTTACATTGCTCTCCTCGAAGAGAAGCTTCTTCCTGCAGTG CTTCACACATTCTGGGTTGAGAGTGACAATTACTTTACTGTGACAAAGCCATGGTTTGCTTCACGAATTCCTTTTCCCTTGAGTTTGATCCTGCCTGGAAGGATGTCTAAGGGAGCACTGAATAGAATTATCCTGACCAGAGGAGAGCCTCCCCTCTACCACCTCCGAGAAGTGGAAGCTCAG ATATACAGAGATGCCAAGGAGTGCCTAAATCTTCTATCAAACAGATTGGGAACATCTCAGTTTTTCTTTGGAGATTC gccATCTACCTTGGATGCCTATGTGTTTGGTTTCCTTGCACCTCTTTATAAAGTACGCTTTCCTAAAGTTCAGTTACAAGAACATTTGAAACAGCTGTCCAACCTGTGCCGTTTTTGTGACGACATCCTAAACAGTTATTTTAGGCTTAGTGTTGGAG CATTTTCCTGTGTGAACAGAAATCAGCAGCAGACTGATTTGGGTGAGGTACACTCTCACGATTCCACTACTTGA
- the MTX3 gene encoding metaxin-3 isoform X3, which produces MAAPLELSCWGGGWGLPSVHSESLVVMAYAKFSGAPLKVSVVDNTWRGSRGDVPILTTEDNIVSQPAKILNFLRKQKYNADYELSAKQGADTLAYIALLEEKLLPAVLHTFWVESDNYFTVTKPWFASRIPFPLSLILPGRMSKGALNRIILTRGEPPLYHLREVEAQIYRDAKECLNLLSNRLGTSQFFFGDSPSTLDAYVFGFLAPLYKVRFPKVQLQEHLKQLSNLCRFCDDILNSYFRLSVGVTRT; this is translated from the exons ATGGCGGCCCCCTTGGAGCTCAGTTgctggggaggtggctgggggctCCCATCGGTGCACAGCGAGTCCCTGGTGGTGATG GCTTACGCCAAATTTTCTGGCGCACCCTTGAAAGTCAGTGTCGTAGATAACACCTGGAGAGGTTCGAGAG GGGATGTACCAATTTTGACGACTGAAGACAACATTGTTTCTCAGCCtgcaaaaatattaaactttttaaggaaacag aaatataatgctgATTATGAACTCTCAGCAAAGCAGGGGGCAGATACACTGGCTTACATTGCTCTCCTCGAAGAGAAGCTTCTTCCTGCAGTG CTTCACACATTCTGGGTTGAGAGTGACAATTACTTTACTGTGACAAAGCCATGGTTTGCTTCACGAATTCCTTTTCCCTTGAGTTTGATCCTGCCTGGAAGGATGTCTAAGGGAGCACTGAATAGAATTATCCTGACCAGAGGAGAGCCTCCCCTCTACCACCTCCGAGAAGTGGAAGCTCAG ATATACAGAGATGCCAAGGAGTGCCTAAATCTTCTATCAAACAGATTGGGAACATCTCAGTTTTTCTTTGGAGATTC gccATCTACCTTGGATGCCTATGTGTTTGGTTTCCTTGCACCTCTTTATAAAGTACGCTTTCCTAAAGTTCAGTTACAAGAACATTTGAAACAGCTGTCCAACCTGTGCCGTTTTTGTGACGACATCCTAAACAGTTATTTTAGGCTTAGTGTTGGAG